A part of Cannabis sativa cultivar Pink pepper isolate KNU-18-1 chromosome 6, ASM2916894v1, whole genome shotgun sequence genomic DNA contains:
- the LOC115695742 gene encoding uncharacterized protein LOC115695742 isoform X1, whose translation MVDNIFSKILNMAGPNMDQFEAYFRKADLDGDGRISGAEAVAFFQGANLPKHVLAQIWMHADQTKTGFLGRPEFYNALRLVTVAQSKRDLTLEIVKAALFGSAAAKIPPPKINLPAASASQPNALTGASSSAPSPIPHQMGSVAPQSQNFGFRDPGVSNANFNQSSLPQQNQSMGPPQIMPKNTSSIVAPNVLNSSISNDWLGGRHGAPPTGAKGITSSASPSIARTQPVASALSLPTVNDPKTLLGSRNGFNSTSDFASDLLSIAPSLPKKDSSRSIYSTSSASASLAIVPFSSAPQSSNNNNNVLNSLQDAFSMQPAANQFQRPQAPLNSSQQAAPGSSPFTSTGSSVGVGIATPGNSQLSWPNMKPSDVQKYTKVFMEVDTDRDGRITGEQARHLFLSWRLPREILKQVWNLSDQDNDSMLSLKEFCFALYLMERFKEGRPLPDALPNIVLFDKTLLSLTDQIKASHDNVAWSPGPGTDFGQQRQWMPGPQSMGPNVNLRPTVHGNAPRRDGVQSNEESSRAPNFGELFPDQLDNGHQSSTLSKSVETTTAGKKVEEPKKVILDSKEKTEYYRTKMQELVLYKSRCDNKLNEITERASSNKREAELMGKKYEEKYKHVAEIASKLTIEEATFCDIQARKMELHQAIVKIEQGGSADGILQVRADRIQHDLEELLKALTERCKKYGLHVKSSAIIELPKGWEPGIQEGAAVWDEEWNKFQDEGFVNDITADVSPTSQLASVQREVDGDLENESVFSHNEDDYARSFRDSPFVESPTQEFSDTHYGKGSESDAETHRSFDESTWGAFDNNDDSDSIWGFDASKTNDLESEKHKDAFGSDSFTINPVRTRSPNSESTFQRKSTFIFDDSVPGTPLSRFGNSPRYSEVGDHYFDNFSRFDSFSTHDARFSSQPERLTRFDSINSSKDFGQNSFLRFSTMGSSRDFGQNHERLTRLDSINSTKDFGANGGGAFSFDDTDPFGSSGPFKVSSPKKSSDR comes from the exons ATGGTTGACAATATTTTCTCAAAGATATTAAATATGGCGGGTCCAAATATGGATCAGTTCGAAGCTTACTTTAGGAAAGCAGATTTGGATGGTGATGGCAGGATTAGTGGAGCTGAGGCCGTTGCCTTCTTCCAAGGTGCCAATCTGCCAAAACATGTTCTTGCTCAG ATATGGATGCATGCCGATCAGACCAAAACTGGGTTTCTTGGCCGTCCAGAATTCTATAATGCTCTTAGACTTGTGACTGTTGCACAAAGTAAGCGAGATTTAACACTTGAAATTGTAAAGGCAGCATTGTTTGGTTCTGCCGCTGCCAAAATTCCTCCTCCAAAAATTAATCTACCAGCTGCATCTGCTTCTCAACCAAATGCTCTCACAGGTGCCTCATCCTCAGCCCCTTCCCCCATCCCCCATCAGATGGGATCAGTTGCACCACAATCtcaaaattttggatttagGGACCCAGGTGTTTCTAATGCAAATTTTAACCAAAGCTCTCTCCCTCAGCAAAATCAGTCTATGGGGCCACCCCAAATCATGCCAAAAAATACCAGTAGTATTGTGGCTCCCAATGTTCTGAACTCCAGTATCTCAAACGACTGGCTTGGTGGGAGGCATGGGGCTCCTCCTACTGGTGCCAAAGGGATCACTTCTTCTGCATCCCCTTCTATAGCCAGAACACAACCTGTAGCTTCCGCGCTTTCCTTGCCTACAGTTAATGACCCAAAAACACTATTAGGTTCTAGAAATGGGTTTAATTCCACCTCAGATTTTGCTAGTGATTTGCTTTCTATAGCCCCTTCTTTACCTAAAAAAGACTCTTCTAGGTCTATCTATTCTACCAGTAGTGCTTCTGCCTCATTGGCTATTGTTCCATTTTCTAGTGCACCCCAATcttccaacaacaacaacaatgtaCTTAATTCATTACAAGATGCATTCTCCATGCAGCCTGCAGCTAATCAATTTCAGCGACCCCAAGCACCTTTGAACTCAAGTCAGCAGGCTGCCCCTGGTTCTTCCCCTTTCACATCAACTGGTAGTTCTGTTGGAGTGGGGATCGCCACACCAGGCAATTCACAACTTTCTTGGCCAAATATGAAACCATCTGATGTCCAAAAGTACACTAAAGTGTTTATGGAAGTAGACACTGACAGAGATGGAAGAATCACTGGCGAACAGGCTCGACATCTATTTTTGAGTTGGAGATTGCCAAGAG AGATCTTAAAGCAGGTGTGGAATTTATCTGACCAGGACAATGATAGCATGCTTTCGTTGAAGGAGTTTTGCTTCGCTCTTTATTTGATGGAACGGTTTAAGGAAGGTCGTCCTCTTCCAGATGCCCTTCCAAACATTGTATTATTTGATAAGACCTTGTTGTCATTAACAGACCAAATTAAGGCCTCTCATGACAATGTAGCATGGAGTCCAGGCCCTGGAACTG ATTTTGGACAGCAACGACAATGGATGCCAGGTCCTCAATCAATGGGGCCTAATGTTAATTTGAGGCCAACAGTGCATGGAAATGCTCCTAGGCGAGATGGAGTACAATCAAATGAGGAAAGTTCGAGAGCACCTAATTTTGGTGAATTGTTTCCAGACCAACTTGACAATGGGCATCAGAGTTCTACTTTATCAAAATCAGTAGAAACAACAACGGCTGGAAAAAAG GTTGAAGAGCCAAAGAAGGTTATATTGGATTCTAAAGAAAAGACTGAGTACTACCGCACAAAAATGCAAGAACTT GTTCTATACAAAAGCAGatgtgataataaattaaatgagatAACAGAAAGGGCATCTTCAAATAAGCGTGAG GCTGAGTTAATGGGGAAGAAATATGAAGAAAAGTACAAGCACGTGGCAGAGATAGCATCTAAATTAACTATTGAGGAGGCTACTTTTTGTGACATTCAG GCAAGGAAAATGGAGCTTCATCAAGCAATTGTCAAAATAGAACAAGGAGGTAGTGCTGATGGTATCCTTCAG GTCCGTGCTGATCGTATACAACATGATCTCGAGGAGCTTTTGAAGGCTTTAACCGAACGTTGCAAGAAATATGGATTACATGTCAAGTCAAGTGCAATAATTGAGCTTCCTAAAG GCTGGGAACCTGGTATTCAAGAGGGAGCAGCAGTTTGGGATGAGGAATGGAATAAGTTTCAAGATGAAG gaTTTGTAAATGACATCACAGCTGATGTTAGTCCAACATCTCAGTTAGCTTCTGTTCAGAGAGAAGTTGATGGTGACCTTGAGAATGAATCAGTATTCTCCCATAATGAAGATGATTATGCAAGAAGCTTTCGTGATAGTCCATTCGTAGAAAGTCCAACTCAAGAATTTTCAGACACTCATTATGGTAAAGGTTCTGAATCAGATGCAGAAACTCATAG AAGCTTTGATGAATCAACTTGGGGTGCTTTCGACAATAATGATGATTCCGACTCTATTTGGGGATTTGATGCTTCAAAAACCAAT GATTTAGAATCTGAGAAGCACAAAGATGCCTTTGGTTCAGACAGTTTTACAATCAACCCAGTGAGAACGAGATCTCCTAATTCAGAAAGCACATTTCAGAGAAAAAGCACCTTTATTTTTGATGATTCTGTGCCTGGCACACCACTTTCTAGGTTCGGCAACTCACCAAGGTACAGTGAGGTAGGGGATCACTACTTCGACAATTTCTCGAGATTTGATTCCTTCAGCACGCACGATGCCAGATTTTCTTCTCAGCCTGAGAGGCTCACACGATTTGACTCCATAAATAGTTCGAAAGATTTTGGCCAAAATTCCTTCTTGAGATTTTCCACCATGGGAAGCTCCAGAGATTTTGGTCAGAATCATGAGAGGTTGACAAGGCTCGACTCCATAAATAGCACAAAAGACTTTGGGGCCAACGGTGGTGGTGCCTTCTCATTCGACGACACTGATCCATTCGGCTCCTCCGGTCCATTTAAGGTCTCATCTCCTAAGAAAAGTTCTGATAGATGA
- the LOC115695742 gene encoding uncharacterized protein LOC115695742 isoform X2, translating to MAGPNMDQFEAYFRKADLDGDGRISGAEAVAFFQGANLPKHVLAQIWMHADQTKTGFLGRPEFYNALRLVTVAQSKRDLTLEIVKAALFGSAAAKIPPPKINLPAASASQPNALTGASSSAPSPIPHQMGSVAPQSQNFGFRDPGVSNANFNQSSLPQQNQSMGPPQIMPKNTSSIVAPNVLNSSISNDWLGGRHGAPPTGAKGITSSASPSIARTQPVASALSLPTVNDPKTLLGSRNGFNSTSDFASDLLSIAPSLPKKDSSRSIYSTSSASASLAIVPFSSAPQSSNNNNNVLNSLQDAFSMQPAANQFQRPQAPLNSSQQAAPGSSPFTSTGSSVGVGIATPGNSQLSWPNMKPSDVQKYTKVFMEVDTDRDGRITGEQARHLFLSWRLPREILKQVWNLSDQDNDSMLSLKEFCFALYLMERFKEGRPLPDALPNIVLFDKTLLSLTDQIKASHDNVAWSPGPGTDFGQQRQWMPGPQSMGPNVNLRPTVHGNAPRRDGVQSNEESSRAPNFGELFPDQLDNGHQSSTLSKSVETTTAGKKVEEPKKVILDSKEKTEYYRTKMQELVLYKSRCDNKLNEITERASSNKREAELMGKKYEEKYKHVAEIASKLTIEEATFCDIQARKMELHQAIVKIEQGGSADGILQVRADRIQHDLEELLKALTERCKKYGLHVKSSAIIELPKGWEPGIQEGAAVWDEEWNKFQDEGFVNDITADVSPTSQLASVQREVDGDLENESVFSHNEDDYARSFRDSPFVESPTQEFSDTHYGKGSESDAETHRSFDESTWGAFDNNDDSDSIWGFDASKTNDLESEKHKDAFGSDSFTINPVRTRSPNSESTFQRKSTFIFDDSVPGTPLSRFGNSPRYSEVGDHYFDNFSRFDSFSTHDARFSSQPERLTRFDSINSSKDFGQNSFLRFSTMGSSRDFGQNHERLTRLDSINSTKDFGANGGGAFSFDDTDPFGSSGPFKVSSPKKSSDR from the exons ATGGCGGGTCCAAATATGGATCAGTTCGAAGCTTACTTTAGGAAAGCAGATTTGGATGGTGATGGCAGGATTAGTGGAGCTGAGGCCGTTGCCTTCTTCCAAGGTGCCAATCTGCCAAAACATGTTCTTGCTCAG ATATGGATGCATGCCGATCAGACCAAAACTGGGTTTCTTGGCCGTCCAGAATTCTATAATGCTCTTAGACTTGTGACTGTTGCACAAAGTAAGCGAGATTTAACACTTGAAATTGTAAAGGCAGCATTGTTTGGTTCTGCCGCTGCCAAAATTCCTCCTCCAAAAATTAATCTACCAGCTGCATCTGCTTCTCAACCAAATGCTCTCACAGGTGCCTCATCCTCAGCCCCTTCCCCCATCCCCCATCAGATGGGATCAGTTGCACCACAATCtcaaaattttggatttagGGACCCAGGTGTTTCTAATGCAAATTTTAACCAAAGCTCTCTCCCTCAGCAAAATCAGTCTATGGGGCCACCCCAAATCATGCCAAAAAATACCAGTAGTATTGTGGCTCCCAATGTTCTGAACTCCAGTATCTCAAACGACTGGCTTGGTGGGAGGCATGGGGCTCCTCCTACTGGTGCCAAAGGGATCACTTCTTCTGCATCCCCTTCTATAGCCAGAACACAACCTGTAGCTTCCGCGCTTTCCTTGCCTACAGTTAATGACCCAAAAACACTATTAGGTTCTAGAAATGGGTTTAATTCCACCTCAGATTTTGCTAGTGATTTGCTTTCTATAGCCCCTTCTTTACCTAAAAAAGACTCTTCTAGGTCTATCTATTCTACCAGTAGTGCTTCTGCCTCATTGGCTATTGTTCCATTTTCTAGTGCACCCCAATcttccaacaacaacaacaatgtaCTTAATTCATTACAAGATGCATTCTCCATGCAGCCTGCAGCTAATCAATTTCAGCGACCCCAAGCACCTTTGAACTCAAGTCAGCAGGCTGCCCCTGGTTCTTCCCCTTTCACATCAACTGGTAGTTCTGTTGGAGTGGGGATCGCCACACCAGGCAATTCACAACTTTCTTGGCCAAATATGAAACCATCTGATGTCCAAAAGTACACTAAAGTGTTTATGGAAGTAGACACTGACAGAGATGGAAGAATCACTGGCGAACAGGCTCGACATCTATTTTTGAGTTGGAGATTGCCAAGAG AGATCTTAAAGCAGGTGTGGAATTTATCTGACCAGGACAATGATAGCATGCTTTCGTTGAAGGAGTTTTGCTTCGCTCTTTATTTGATGGAACGGTTTAAGGAAGGTCGTCCTCTTCCAGATGCCCTTCCAAACATTGTATTATTTGATAAGACCTTGTTGTCATTAACAGACCAAATTAAGGCCTCTCATGACAATGTAGCATGGAGTCCAGGCCCTGGAACTG ATTTTGGACAGCAACGACAATGGATGCCAGGTCCTCAATCAATGGGGCCTAATGTTAATTTGAGGCCAACAGTGCATGGAAATGCTCCTAGGCGAGATGGAGTACAATCAAATGAGGAAAGTTCGAGAGCACCTAATTTTGGTGAATTGTTTCCAGACCAACTTGACAATGGGCATCAGAGTTCTACTTTATCAAAATCAGTAGAAACAACAACGGCTGGAAAAAAG GTTGAAGAGCCAAAGAAGGTTATATTGGATTCTAAAGAAAAGACTGAGTACTACCGCACAAAAATGCAAGAACTT GTTCTATACAAAAGCAGatgtgataataaattaaatgagatAACAGAAAGGGCATCTTCAAATAAGCGTGAG GCTGAGTTAATGGGGAAGAAATATGAAGAAAAGTACAAGCACGTGGCAGAGATAGCATCTAAATTAACTATTGAGGAGGCTACTTTTTGTGACATTCAG GCAAGGAAAATGGAGCTTCATCAAGCAATTGTCAAAATAGAACAAGGAGGTAGTGCTGATGGTATCCTTCAG GTCCGTGCTGATCGTATACAACATGATCTCGAGGAGCTTTTGAAGGCTTTAACCGAACGTTGCAAGAAATATGGATTACATGTCAAGTCAAGTGCAATAATTGAGCTTCCTAAAG GCTGGGAACCTGGTATTCAAGAGGGAGCAGCAGTTTGGGATGAGGAATGGAATAAGTTTCAAGATGAAG gaTTTGTAAATGACATCACAGCTGATGTTAGTCCAACATCTCAGTTAGCTTCTGTTCAGAGAGAAGTTGATGGTGACCTTGAGAATGAATCAGTATTCTCCCATAATGAAGATGATTATGCAAGAAGCTTTCGTGATAGTCCATTCGTAGAAAGTCCAACTCAAGAATTTTCAGACACTCATTATGGTAAAGGTTCTGAATCAGATGCAGAAACTCATAG AAGCTTTGATGAATCAACTTGGGGTGCTTTCGACAATAATGATGATTCCGACTCTATTTGGGGATTTGATGCTTCAAAAACCAAT GATTTAGAATCTGAGAAGCACAAAGATGCCTTTGGTTCAGACAGTTTTACAATCAACCCAGTGAGAACGAGATCTCCTAATTCAGAAAGCACATTTCAGAGAAAAAGCACCTTTATTTTTGATGATTCTGTGCCTGGCACACCACTTTCTAGGTTCGGCAACTCACCAAGGTACAGTGAGGTAGGGGATCACTACTTCGACAATTTCTCGAGATTTGATTCCTTCAGCACGCACGATGCCAGATTTTCTTCTCAGCCTGAGAGGCTCACACGATTTGACTCCATAAATAGTTCGAAAGATTTTGGCCAAAATTCCTTCTTGAGATTTTCCACCATGGGAAGCTCCAGAGATTTTGGTCAGAATCATGAGAGGTTGACAAGGCTCGACTCCATAAATAGCACAAAAGACTTTGGGGCCAACGGTGGTGGTGCCTTCTCATTCGACGACACTGATCCATTCGGCTCCTCCGGTCCATTTAAGGTCTCATCTCCTAAGAAAAGTTCTGATAGATGA